The following coding sequences are from one Sciurus carolinensis chromosome 11, mSciCar1.2, whole genome shotgun sequence window:
- the LOC124959357 gene encoding olfactory receptor 5D13-like produces the protein MWSDLELQDNQLSHCIHRTQENQTAGVKFILLGFSEYPELQVPLFLFFLTIYTVTVLGNTGMILVIRVNPKLHTPMYFFLSHLSFIDFCYSTVVTPKLLENLVMEDRTISFPGCILQFFFACIFVVTETFMLAVMAYDQLVAVCHPLLYTVAMSQKLCSLLVATSYSWSIVCSLTFTYFLLTLSFCGTKFINNFVCEHAAIVAVSCSDPSVSQKILFVFATFNEISNLVIFLASYIFIFITVMKMPSTGGRYKAFSTCASHLTAITIFHGTILFLYCVPTTKNSWLMVKVASVFYTVVIPTLNPLIYSLRNKYVKEAVRKLINTQLFCHKI, from the exons ATGTGGAGTGACTTGGAGTTACAAGACA ATCAACTTTCCCATTGTATCCACAGAACCCAAGAAAATCAGACTGCTGGAGTGAAATTCATCCTCCTGGGTTTCTCAGAATATCCAGAGCTCCAGGTGCCCCTGTTCCTGTTCTTCCTGACCATCTACACAGTCACTGTGCTGGGCAACACGGGCATGATCCTGGTCATCAGGGTCAACCCCAaactccacacccccatgtactttttcctcagtcacttgtccttcattgatttctgctacTCTACTGTGGTGACTCCCAaactcttagaaaacttggtGATGGAAGACAGAACCATCTCCTTCCCAGGCTGCATCCTGCAGTTCTTCTTTGCATGCATATTTGTGGTGACAGAGACATTCATgttggcagtgatggcctatgaccaaTTGGTGGCTGTGTGCCATCCTCTCCTCTACACAGTTGCAATGTCCCAGAAGCTGTGTTCTTTGTTGGTGGCCACTTCATACTCTTGGAGTATAGTCTGTTCTTTAACATTCACATACTTTTTGTTGACCTTGTCTTTTTGTGGGACtaagtttataaataattttgtctgtGAACATGCTGCCATTGTTGCTGTGTCCTGCTCTGACCCCTCTGTTAGCCAGAAGATCCTTTTTGTCTTTGCCACATTCAATGAAATAAGCAACCTGGTGATTTTTCTTGCttcctatattttcattttcatcactgTCATGAAAATGCCTTCAACCGGGGGGCgctacaaagccttctccacgtGTGCTTCCCATCTGACCGCCATTACTATCTTCCATGGGACCATCCTTTTTCTCTACTGTGTCCCCACCACCAAGAATTCGTGGCTCATGGTCAAGGTTGCCTCTGTCTTTTACACAGTGGTCATCCCTACGCTTAACCCCCTGATCTACAGCCTCAGGAACAAATATGTGAAGGAGGCAGTTAGGAAGTTAATCAATACCCAATTATTTTGTCATAAAATATGA